Proteins from one Microtus pennsylvanicus isolate mMicPen1 chromosome 7, mMicPen1.hap1, whole genome shotgun sequence genomic window:
- the LOC142854252 gene encoding H-2 class II histocompatibility antigen, A beta chain-like, translating into MALQVPSLLLTAAAVLMVLSSQGAQGRDSPRDFVHQFKPYCYFINGTQRVRLVISYIYNREEYARYDSDVGEYRAVNDLGRPDAEYWNSQKEILEGTRAEIDTVCRHNYEVMEVRTSLRRLEKPKVTVSLSQTEVLNHHNRLVCSVSDFYPAHIKVHWFRNGQEQTEGVESTQLIKNGDWTYQVLVMLEMTPQRGDVYTCHVEHPSLQSPVTVEWSAQSESAQSKMLSGIGGFVLGLIFLGLGLFVRHRSQKGSRGPPAAGLLQ; encoded by the exons ATGGCACTGCAGGTCCCCAGCCTCCTCCTTACAGCAGCTgcggtgctgatggtgctgagcAGCCAGGGGGCCCAGGGCAGAGACTCCCCAA GGGATTTCGTGCACCAGTTCAAGCCCTACTGCTACTTCATCAACGGGACGCAGCGCGTGCGGCTTGTGATCAGCTACATCTACAACCGGGAGGAGTACGCGCGCTACGACAGCGACGTGGGCGAGTACCGCGCGGTGAACGATCTGGGGCGGCCGGACGCCGAGTACTGGAACAGCCAGAAGGAGATCCTGGAGGGGACTCGGGCCGAGATAGACACGGTGTGCAGACACAACTACGAGGTGATGGAGGTCCGCACCTCCCTGCGGAGGCTTG AGAAGCCCAAGGTGACCGTCTCCCTGTCCCAGACGGAGGTCCTCAACCACCACAACAGGCTGGTCTGCTCGGTGTCAGACTTCTACCCGGCCCACATCAAAGTGCACTGGTTCCGGAATGGCCAGGAGCAGACGGAGGGAGTTGAGTCCACACAGCTTATTAAGAACGGGGACTGGACCTACCAGGTCCTGGTCATGCTGGAGATGACCCCTCAGCGGGGAGACGTCTACACCTGCCACGTGGAGCACCCCAGCCTGCAGAGCCCTGTCACCGTGGAGTGGA GCGCACAGTCTGAGTCTGCCCAGAGCAAGATGCTGAGCGGCATTGGGGGCTTCGTGCTGGGGCTCATCTTCCTCGGGCTGGGCCTTTTTGTCCGTCACAGGAGCCAGAAAG GATCGCGAGGGCCTCCTGCGGCAG GGCTCCTACAGTGA